The following are from one region of the Anaerolineae bacterium genome:
- a CDS encoding FHA domain-containing protein — MQANGGIRLVVRRGPQPNQTYELSKDIIALGRDITNDIVINDPEVSRHHCRLTRTPTGYTLEDLGSTNGTFVNGQRLTGVRPLLNGDTIGLGETVTLSYEARISQVPGVAQQETMIGATARPPAYGPQPVVQPEPYAPPVRQPPVEPYVQPQYSAPARPYAEEQAGYEYYEEQPQASNTGRWIAIGCGCLVLLCIVSIAIIGFVIDYLNLWCDLPLMPELFNLQCPQNIGLLLPLLLPIL; from the coding sequence ATGCAAGCGAACGGCGGCATTCGGCTCGTTGTTCGACGTGGCCCGCAGCCCAACCAGACGTATGAACTGAGCAAAGACATCATCGCCCTGGGGCGCGATATCACCAACGACATCGTGATCAACGATCCGGAGGTCAGTCGCCATCACTGCCGGCTGACCCGAACCCCGACCGGCTACACGCTGGAAGATCTCGGTTCCACCAATGGGACGTTCGTCAACGGCCAGCGTCTGACCGGGGTGCGCCCGCTGCTGAACGGCGACACGATCGGCCTGGGCGAGACGGTTACCCTCTCCTACGAGGCCCGGATCAGTCAGGTTCCCGGTGTAGCGCAGCAGGAGACCATGATCGGTGCAACGGCTCGCCCGCCCGCCTACGGGCCGCAGCCCGTCGTCCAGCCGGAGCCTTACGCACCGCCCGTCCGCCAGCCACCAGTTGAGCCATACGTGCAACCACAGTATAGCGCCCCCGCCCGGCCCTACGCGGAGGAACAGGCGGGCTACGAATACTACGAAGAGCAGCCTCAGGCCAGCAACACCGGGCGCTGGATCGCCATTGGCTGCGGCTGTCTGGTGCTGCTGTGCATTGTTTCCATCGCCATCATCGGCTTCGTCATCGACTACCTCAACCTGTGGTGCGATCTGCCGCTGATGCCGGAGCTGTTCAATCTGCAGTGCCCGCAGAACATCGGCCTGCTGCTGCCACTCCTGCTGCCCATCCTCTAG